Proteins found in one Misgurnus anguillicaudatus chromosome 3, ASM2758022v2, whole genome shotgun sequence genomic segment:
- the cbr1 gene encoding carbonyl reductase [NADPH] 1 — protein MSNTKVALVTGANKGIGLAIVRAMCKQYTGDVYLTARDVGRGNAAVEGLKKEGLSPLFHQLDINDPNSVRTARDFFKEKYGGLDVLINNAGIAFKMADTTAFGIQADVTLKTNFFATRDMCNVFLPIIKPGGRLVNVSSMMSSMALSKCSPELQARFRSDDITEEELVGLMERFVSDAQAGLHLERGWPSSAYGISKTGLTTLTRILARNLTKERPGDEILCNACCPGWVRTDMAGPNATKSPDEGAVTPVYLALLPAGAKEPHGQFVSELKVQPW, from the exons ATGAGCAACACCAAAGTAGCCCTGGTCACTGGTGCAAATAAAGGCATCGGGCTCGCTATCGTGCGGGCAATGTGTAAGCAATACACCGGGGACGTGTACTTGACAGCCCGCGATGTGGGACGAGGAAACGCGGCGGTGGAGGGTCTGAAGAAAGAGGGTCTCTCACCCCTTTTCCATCAGCTGGACATCAATGACCCAAACAGCGTTCGTACTGCACGAGACTTCTTCAAAGAGAAGTACGGGGGCTTGGACGTGCTCATCAACAACGCTGGAATTGCATTCAAAA TGGCAGATACAACAGCATTTGGGATCCAGGCGGATGTGACATTAAAGACCAACTTCTTTGCCACCAGAGATATGTGCAATGTCTTCTTGCCCATTATCAAACCTGGAG GTAGGCTGGTGAATGTCTCCAGCATGATGAGCTCTATGGCTTTAAGCAAATGTAGTCCAGAACTCCAGGCCCGTTTCCGTAGCGACGACATCACCGAGGAGGAACTGGTCGGGTTGATGGAGCGATTTGTCAGTGATGCCCAGGCAGGTCTCCACTTGGAACGAGGCTGGCCCAGTTCTGCGTATGGAATCTCCAAAACTGGCCTCACCACCCTGACTAGGATCCTGGCCCGAAATCTGACCAAAGAGAGGCCTGGAGATGAGATCCTGTGCAATGCATGCTGTCCTGGATGGGTCAGAACTGACATGGCTGGGCCAAATGCAACAAAGTCACCAGATGAGGGTGCTGTCACTCCAGTGTACTTAGCACTGCTGCCCGCGGGGGCAAAAGAGCCCCATGGACAGTTTGTGTCGGAGTTGAAAGTTCAGCCATGGTGA